One genomic segment of Bombina bombina isolate aBomBom1 chromosome 4, aBomBom1.pri, whole genome shotgun sequence includes these proteins:
- the LOC128657144 gene encoding gastrula zinc finger protein XlCGF8.2DB-like: MGQTEDQWLRNLQPSEQEICANISTGEFTNCNNPSHDQSADASLHLLQNQRSHVENVCSECGKCFLEKSHLFKHLKIHTGEKPFSCPICGKRFNHKRSLVAHQKNHTGEKEFSCSDCGKCFTQKSNLIRHQKIHTGVKGFSCSDCGKCFTQKSTLLMHQKIHTGEKGFPCSDCGKCFTLKSTLIMHQKIHTGEKAFSCSDCGKCFTRKSHLLSHEKTHTGEKAFSCSDCGKCFTPKSTLLMHQKIHTGEKAFSCPDCGKCFTLKSNLITHQKIHTGVKGFSCSDCGKYFTRKSTLLMHQKMHTGEKAFSCSDCGKCFTQKSNFIRHQKTHVKRNQSLTS, encoded by the coding sequence gtgaattcacaaactgcaataatcctagtcatgatcagagtgcagatgcttctttacatcttcttcaaaatcaaagaagccatgtggaaaatgtatgttctgaatgtgggaaatgttttcttgAGAAATCACATCTTTTTAAACATCTAaagattcatacaggagaaaagccattttcCTGTCCTATATGTGGGAAACGTTTCAACCATAAAAGAAGTCTTGTTGCTCATCAGAAaaatcatacaggagaaaaagaattttcatgttctgattgtgggaaatgctttactcagaaatcaaatcttattcgtcatcagaaaattcatacaggggtgaaaggattttcatgttctgactgtgggaaatgttttactcagaaatcaactcttcttatgcatcaaaaaattcatacaggggaaaaaGGATttccatgttctgactgtgggaaatgttttactctgaaatcaactcttattatgcatcagaaaattcatacaggggagaaagcattttcatgttccgactgtgggaaatgttttactcggaaatcacatCTTCTTAGCCATgagaaaactcatacaggagaaaaagcattttcgtgttctgactgtggaaaatgttttactccgaaatcaactcttcttatgcatcagaaaattcatacaggggagaaagcattttcatgtcctgactgtgggaaatgttttactctgaaatcaaatcttattacacatcagaaaattcatacaggggtaaagggattttcatgttctgactgtgggaaatattttactcggaaatcaactcttcttatgcatcagaaaatgcatacaggagaaaaagcattttcgtgttctgactgtgggaaatgttttactcagaaatcaaattttattaggcatcagaaaactcatGTTAAAAGAAATCAAAGTTTAACCTCCTAA